A portion of the Pseudomonas koreensis genome contains these proteins:
- the sodC gene encoding superoxide dismutase [Cu-Zn] SodC, with the protein MKRALWFGLLGALAIGTAQAATEKVAINLVSADGAPQTIGSVTVSETPYGLLFTPELKSLPAGIHGFHVHENGSCEAGTKDGVKGAALAAGGHFDPAKTGKHLGPYADGHLGDLPAVYVTTDGVANYPVLAPRLKKISEIKGHALMIHAGGDNHSDMPKPLGGGGDRMACGVI; encoded by the coding sequence ATGAAACGCGCACTGTGGTTTGGCCTGCTCGGCGCCCTGGCAATCGGCACCGCACAGGCGGCAACGGAGAAAGTCGCGATCAATCTGGTCAGCGCCGACGGTGCGCCGCAGACGATCGGTTCGGTCACGGTCAGCGAAACGCCTTACGGTCTGCTGTTTACCCCTGAGCTGAAATCATTGCCGGCCGGCATTCACGGCTTCCATGTCCATGAAAACGGCAGTTGCGAAGCGGGCACCAAAGATGGCGTCAAAGGCGCGGCACTGGCCGCTGGCGGGCACTTCGATCCGGCGAAAACCGGCAAGCATCTTGGCCCGTACGCGGACGGGCATCTGGGTGATCTGCCAGCGGTATATGTGACGACTGACGGTGTCGCCAACTATCCGGTGCTGGCGCCGCGGCTGAAGAAAATCTCCGAGATCAAGGGCCACGCCCTGATGATTCACGCCGGCGGCGATAACCATTCCGACATGCCCAAGCCACTGGGCGGTGGCGGCGACCGCATGGCCTGCGGGGTAATCTGA
- a CDS encoding DUF2388 domain-containing protein yields MRKLVLISSLMLCLPVGSALARVDAGDVATSAGVSASLYSTFKDDKMVIPARDDVSAFVASGGAIRGVYLESVLQQVRQANPGLNASDEDLANAILVQYEGVHQ; encoded by the coding sequence ATGCGCAAGTTAGTCCTGATTTCTTCTTTAATGCTTTGCCTGCCAGTCGGTTCGGCGCTGGCCCGCGTTGACGCGGGTGACGTCGCCACCTCCGCAGGTGTCTCCGCGTCGCTGTACTCGACCTTCAAGGATGACAAAATGGTGATTCCGGCCCGTGACGACGTGTCTGCCTTTGTCGCCAGCGGTGGGGCCATTCGTGGGGTTTATCTTGAGTCGGTACTGCAACAGGTGCGTCAGGCCAACCCTGGCTTGAACGCCAGCGATGAAGACCTGGCCAACGCCATTCTGGTGCAATACGAAGGCGTGCATCAGTAG